One Micropterus dolomieu isolate WLL.071019.BEF.003 ecotype Adirondacks linkage group LG23, ASM2129224v1, whole genome shotgun sequence DNA window includes the following coding sequences:
- the zw10 gene encoding centromere/kinetochore protein zw10 homolog isoform X1 — protein MASFVTEVLASSGKLEKEDLSSKISSMSRKVEDTKEEVCDMINKKYSDFLPSLQGSEELMVQVDAVSKEMDVLKNCIDTEVQQNIHVAVAEYAKLKQQLEKNTIILTMLGHLKEFHNAMEEFSKALLDKKYVDAANQLETARASVDSLKGWKTSQLPLLSALSSELTVQRENLIYHLGDEWKGLVIWRLPTSKVTVGSVLPEPADVKSLMKVELRLSHACSKDGEPKPPALLHCVLQALAIQGDLHHKIKLFSQVLLKTMLKPLVMDPSLSVRVTEQQSEGTILALQCLKESHEERSTPSQVYTKLLLVLKTLHSNLLDVSIGDKKLSAILGEMIWEEISQCIIHECLLHSIPTNSSQLDKYNTVIKETEEFEKSLKEMEYLQCDSTDLLKYARDVNCHFASKKCKDVIVAARKLMTSKMHNTVKITPDYKLRLPKLPSPGSEVKVKQETTKEGITMENAKQLSAWSLCLPACRISESVQQLMELALNTLCEAVGSSTQCALQLFFTVRNIFQLFYDVVPTYHKENLLKFPHLAAIQHNNCMYLAHHLLTLGHHFRAHLPQPLSEGVATFVDMVPGFRKLGAQCFLAQMNVQRAELLERLSTAHNFCNLDDEDNYIAASKAVRQVIHQLKQLGTVWQDVLPVGIYCKAMGNLLNTAITEVIAKIMMLEDISSEDGEHLHTLCQTIIEEGPLVFIPLAEENKNKKYQEEVPLYVKKWSTFKELVIVLRANLQEIVDRWADGKGPLAMEFSCSEVKNLIRALFQNTERRAVALTKIK, from the exons ATGGCGTCGTTTGTGACTGAAGTGCTCGCCAGCTCTGGCAAACTGGAGAAAGAGGACCTGTCCAGTAAAATAAGCAGTATGTCGCGCAAGGTGGAAGATACAAAG gaGGAAGTTTGTGACATGATAAACAAGAAGTATAGTGACTTCCTACCTAGTCTTCAAGGATCTGAGGAGCTTATGGTACAGGTCGATGCGGTCTCCAAAGAAATGGATGTCCTTAAAAATTGCATTGACACTGAG GTGCAGCAGAATATCCATGTGGCTGTGGCTGAGTATGCAAAGCTGAAGCAGCAGCTGGAGAAAAACACTATCATTCTAACAATGCTTGGGCACCTAAAAGAG TTTCACAATGCAATGGAGGAGTTCAGCAAAGCTTTACTGGACAAGAAGTATGTTGATGCAGCCAACCAGCTGGAAACG GCAAGGGCCAGTGTGGATTCACTCAAGGGCTGGAAGACTTCCCAGCTGCCACTGCTCAGTGCTCTCAGCTCTGAGTTGACTGTCCAGAGAGAAAACTTAATTTACCACCTGGGAGATGAATGGAAGGGCCTCGTCATCTGGAGATTACCAACCTCAAAGG TGACTGTTGGATCTGTACTACCAGAGCCCGCAGATGTGAAGTCCTTAATGAAGGTGGAACTGCGCCTGAGCCATGCTTGCAGTAAGGACGGTGAACCAAAACCACCTGCTCTGCTGCACTGCGTCCTGCAGGCTCTGGCCATTCAGGGAGACCTTCATCACAAGATCAAACTCTTCA GTCAGGTGCTGTTGAAGACCATGCTGAAGCCACTGGTGATGGACCCGTCACTGTCAGTGAGGGtaacagagcagcagagtgagGGAACCATCCTGGCCTTACAGTGTTTGAAGGAGAGCCACGAAGAGAGATCCACTCCTTCACAGGTCTACACCAAACTGCTGCTGGTGCTCAAGACACTGCACTCAAACCTGCTAG ATGTTTCCATCGGTGATAAAAAGCTTTCGGCCATCTTGGGGGAGATGATTTGGGAGGAGATTTCACAGTGCATCATCCACGAGTGTTTGCTCCACTCCATCCCCACCAACAGTAGCCAGCTGGACAAATACAACACT GTGATCAAGGAAACTGAGGAGTTTGAGAAGTCTCTGAAGGAGATGGAGTATCTGCAGTGCGATTCCACAGACCTGCTCAAATATGCCAGAGATGTCAACTGTCACTTTGCAAGCAAGAAGTGCAAGGATGTCATCGTGGCAGCCCGCAAACTCATGACCTCCAAGATGCACAACACTGTGAAA ATCACACCAGACTACAAGCTGCGTCTTCCCAAGCTGCCTTCTCCGGGATCAGAGGTGAAAGTGAAGCAAGAGACCACCAAGGAAGGGATTACAATGGAGAACGCAAAGCAGCTGTCTGCGTGGAGTCTGTGTCTGCCAGCCTGCCGCATCAGTGAGTCGGTGCAGCAGCTGATGGAGCTGGCACTAAACACCCTGTGTGAAGCTGTTGGAAGCTCCACACAATG TGCATTGCAACTCTTCTTCACTGTGAGAAACATCTTCCAGCTGTTCTATGACGTTGTACCGACGTACCACAA GGAGAACCTGCTCAAATTCCCTCACCTGGCAGCCATCCAGCACAACAACTGCATGTACCTGGCCCACCACCTGCTCACCCTGGGCCACCATTTCAGAGCTCACCTGCCGCAGCCCCTCAGCGAGGGCGTTGCAACATTTGTTGACATGGTTCCTGGATTCAGGAAACTGG GTGCCCAGTGCTTTTTAGCACAGATGAACGTCCAGAGAGCTGAACTGTTGGAGAGACTTTCCACCGCTCACAACTTCTGCAACCTGGATGATGAAGACAACTACATTGCAGCCAGCAAAGCAGTAAGACAG GTCATCCATCAGTTGAAGCAGTTGGGTACAGTGTGGCAGGATGTCCTACCAGTCGGCATCTACTGTAAAGCCATGGGCAACCTCCTCAACACAGCCATCACAGAGGTCATTGCCAAAATCATGATGCTGGAG GATATTTCCTCTGAGGATGGGGAGCACCTCCACACTCTCTGCCAAACCATCATCGAGGAAGGTCCGCTGGTCTTCATTCCTCTGGCTGAggaaaacaagaacaagaagtATCAGGAGGAAGTGCCTCTCTATGTGAAGAAGTGGAGTACCTTCAAGGAGCTGGTCATCGTTCTGCGGGCCAACCTGCAGGAGATAGTCGACAG GTGGGCTGACGGTAAAGGTCCGCTGGCGATGGAGTTCTCCTGTTCGGAGGTGAAGAATCTGATCCGAGCCTTGTTTCAGAAtacggagaggagagctgtAGCTCTGACCAAAATTAAATAG
- the zw10 gene encoding centromere/kinetochore protein zw10 homolog isoform X2, protein MASFVTEVLASSGKLEKEDLSSKISSMSRKVEDTKEEVCDMINKKYSDFLPSLQGSEELMVQVDAVSKEMDVLKNCIDTEVQQNIHVAVAEYAKLKQQLEKNTIILTMLGHLKEFHNAMEEFSKALLDKKYVDAANQLETARASVDSLKGWKTSQLPLLSALSSELTVQRENLIYHLGDEWKGLVIWRLPTSKEPADVKSLMKVELRLSHACSKDGEPKPPALLHCVLQALAIQGDLHHKIKLFSQVLLKTMLKPLVMDPSLSVRVTEQQSEGTILALQCLKESHEERSTPSQVYTKLLLVLKTLHSNLLDVSIGDKKLSAILGEMIWEEISQCIIHECLLHSIPTNSSQLDKYNTVIKETEEFEKSLKEMEYLQCDSTDLLKYARDVNCHFASKKCKDVIVAARKLMTSKMHNTVKITPDYKLRLPKLPSPGSEVKVKQETTKEGITMENAKQLSAWSLCLPACRISESVQQLMELALNTLCEAVGSSTQCALQLFFTVRNIFQLFYDVVPTYHKENLLKFPHLAAIQHNNCMYLAHHLLTLGHHFRAHLPQPLSEGVATFVDMVPGFRKLGAQCFLAQMNVQRAELLERLSTAHNFCNLDDEDNYIAASKAVRQVIHQLKQLGTVWQDVLPVGIYCKAMGNLLNTAITEVIAKIMMLEDISSEDGEHLHTLCQTIIEEGPLVFIPLAEENKNKKYQEEVPLYVKKWSTFKELVIVLRANLQEIVDRWADGKGPLAMEFSCSEVKNLIRALFQNTERRAVALTKIK, encoded by the exons ATGGCGTCGTTTGTGACTGAAGTGCTCGCCAGCTCTGGCAAACTGGAGAAAGAGGACCTGTCCAGTAAAATAAGCAGTATGTCGCGCAAGGTGGAAGATACAAAG gaGGAAGTTTGTGACATGATAAACAAGAAGTATAGTGACTTCCTACCTAGTCTTCAAGGATCTGAGGAGCTTATGGTACAGGTCGATGCGGTCTCCAAAGAAATGGATGTCCTTAAAAATTGCATTGACACTGAG GTGCAGCAGAATATCCATGTGGCTGTGGCTGAGTATGCAAAGCTGAAGCAGCAGCTGGAGAAAAACACTATCATTCTAACAATGCTTGGGCACCTAAAAGAG TTTCACAATGCAATGGAGGAGTTCAGCAAAGCTTTACTGGACAAGAAGTATGTTGATGCAGCCAACCAGCTGGAAACG GCAAGGGCCAGTGTGGATTCACTCAAGGGCTGGAAGACTTCCCAGCTGCCACTGCTCAGTGCTCTCAGCTCTGAGTTGACTGTCCAGAGAGAAAACTTAATTTACCACCTGGGAGATGAATGGAAGGGCCTCGTCATCTGGAGATTACCAACCTCAAAGG AGCCCGCAGATGTGAAGTCCTTAATGAAGGTGGAACTGCGCCTGAGCCATGCTTGCAGTAAGGACGGTGAACCAAAACCACCTGCTCTGCTGCACTGCGTCCTGCAGGCTCTGGCCATTCAGGGAGACCTTCATCACAAGATCAAACTCTTCA GTCAGGTGCTGTTGAAGACCATGCTGAAGCCACTGGTGATGGACCCGTCACTGTCAGTGAGGGtaacagagcagcagagtgagGGAACCATCCTGGCCTTACAGTGTTTGAAGGAGAGCCACGAAGAGAGATCCACTCCTTCACAGGTCTACACCAAACTGCTGCTGGTGCTCAAGACACTGCACTCAAACCTGCTAG ATGTTTCCATCGGTGATAAAAAGCTTTCGGCCATCTTGGGGGAGATGATTTGGGAGGAGATTTCACAGTGCATCATCCACGAGTGTTTGCTCCACTCCATCCCCACCAACAGTAGCCAGCTGGACAAATACAACACT GTGATCAAGGAAACTGAGGAGTTTGAGAAGTCTCTGAAGGAGATGGAGTATCTGCAGTGCGATTCCACAGACCTGCTCAAATATGCCAGAGATGTCAACTGTCACTTTGCAAGCAAGAAGTGCAAGGATGTCATCGTGGCAGCCCGCAAACTCATGACCTCCAAGATGCACAACACTGTGAAA ATCACACCAGACTACAAGCTGCGTCTTCCCAAGCTGCCTTCTCCGGGATCAGAGGTGAAAGTGAAGCAAGAGACCACCAAGGAAGGGATTACAATGGAGAACGCAAAGCAGCTGTCTGCGTGGAGTCTGTGTCTGCCAGCCTGCCGCATCAGTGAGTCGGTGCAGCAGCTGATGGAGCTGGCACTAAACACCCTGTGTGAAGCTGTTGGAAGCTCCACACAATG TGCATTGCAACTCTTCTTCACTGTGAGAAACATCTTCCAGCTGTTCTATGACGTTGTACCGACGTACCACAA GGAGAACCTGCTCAAATTCCCTCACCTGGCAGCCATCCAGCACAACAACTGCATGTACCTGGCCCACCACCTGCTCACCCTGGGCCACCATTTCAGAGCTCACCTGCCGCAGCCCCTCAGCGAGGGCGTTGCAACATTTGTTGACATGGTTCCTGGATTCAGGAAACTGG GTGCCCAGTGCTTTTTAGCACAGATGAACGTCCAGAGAGCTGAACTGTTGGAGAGACTTTCCACCGCTCACAACTTCTGCAACCTGGATGATGAAGACAACTACATTGCAGCCAGCAAAGCAGTAAGACAG GTCATCCATCAGTTGAAGCAGTTGGGTACAGTGTGGCAGGATGTCCTACCAGTCGGCATCTACTGTAAAGCCATGGGCAACCTCCTCAACACAGCCATCACAGAGGTCATTGCCAAAATCATGATGCTGGAG GATATTTCCTCTGAGGATGGGGAGCACCTCCACACTCTCTGCCAAACCATCATCGAGGAAGGTCCGCTGGTCTTCATTCCTCTGGCTGAggaaaacaagaacaagaagtATCAGGAGGAAGTGCCTCTCTATGTGAAGAAGTGGAGTACCTTCAAGGAGCTGGTCATCGTTCTGCGGGCCAACCTGCAGGAGATAGTCGACAG GTGGGCTGACGGTAAAGGTCCGCTGGCGATGGAGTTCTCCTGTTCGGAGGTGAAGAATCTGATCCGAGCCTTGTTTCAGAAtacggagaggagagctgtAGCTCTGACCAAAATTAAATAG
- the LOC123963060 gene encoding G protein-activated inward rectifier potassium channel 3-like: MISTVICRREMLQNVQCNSHIRSPVRIKPRRNSIPPTQTLTAKHLLAYLPRPQPESIHYTPYTYKLTAKPSVASTMTSKRASLIDNWNNANSSTLPPSHEASPSQTQSPCSLSSLALTNQEPPQQPTIQAAPLEPVEETSKPPRLHCSIRLKRFSSRWQSRGSTGSSNTPISPIEKLHVARSHKKRRKLLGDEPSLHVTASNQRQRYVTKDGKCRVNLGPIADKSRFISDIFTTLVDLKYRWFLLVFSMCYILTWVAFGGIYFFGAWVRDDISHVQGPQWKACFENVDSFLSALLLSIESQRTIGYGSRMVTANCPEGALILMVQSILGSIIDALMVGCMFVKISRPQQRAQTLIFSKHCVICERDEKLCMLFRIGDLRESHMVDAKIRAKLIKSRQTKEGEFIPLEQSEINLGYDTGGDRLLLVEPQTITHIISESSPFWEVGSERLKRENFEIIVILEGIVEASGMTCQARTSYTEDEVLWGHRFESCISLEKGAFRVDYSAFDKIFEVQMSRLSAKDRSTAKEQCCVLENVG; encoded by the exons ATGATCTCCACTGTGATATGCCGCAGGGAGATGCTACAAAACGTTCAGTGCAACAGTCACATCAGAAGCCCTGTCAGGATCAAGCCTCGCAGGAACTCCATTCCCCCGACGCAGACTCTCACTGCTAAACATCTGCTGGCATATCTGCCCAGACCCCAGCCAGAATCTATCCATTACACTCCTTATACTTACAAG cTAACAGCTAAACCCTCTGTTGCTTCTACAATGACCTCAAAAAGAGCCTCTCTCATCGACAACTGGAACAATGCTAACTCCTCAACACTCCCACCATCCCACGAGGCCTCTCCCTCCCAGACCCAGAGTCCCTGCAGCCTGTCCTCTCTGGCTCTGACTAATCAAGAGCCCCCCCAACAGCCCACTATCCAAGCAGCTCCTCTGGAACCAGTAGAAGAGACCTCAAAGCCTCCTCGTTTGCATTGCAGCATACGTCTCAAGCGTTTCAGCTCCAGATGGCAATCGAGAGGCTCCACTGGCAGCAGCAACACTCCCATCTCTCCAATAGAGAAGCTGCATGTTGCAAGGAGTCACAAGAAGCGCCGAAAGCTGCTCGGTGATGAGCCATCATTGCACGTCACTGCCAGCAATCAGCGCCAGCGTTACGTCACCAAGGATGGCAAGTGCAGGGTCAATCTGGGGCCTATTGCAGACAAGAGTCGCTTTATCTCAGATATTTTCACCACATTAGTTGACCTCAAGTATCGCTGGTTCCTTCTGGTCTTCTCTATGTGCTACATTCTCACATGGGTGGCCTTTGGTGGAATCTACTTCTTTGGTGCCTGGGTGCGAGACGACATTTCTCACGTTCAAGGCCCACAATGGAAAGCATGCTTCGAAAATGTAGACAGTTTCCTTTCAGCCCTGCTGCTGTCAATAGAGAGCCAGAGGACTATTGGGTATGGCTCCAGGATGGTGACAGCTAACTGTCCTGAGGGTGCACTGATCCTGATGGTCCAGTCCATCCTTGGCTCCATAATTGATGCTCTGATGGTGGGCTGCATGTTTGTCAAAATCTCCCGGCCACAGCAGAGAGCCCAGACGCTGATCTTCAGCAAGCACTGCGTCATATGTGAGCGTGATGAGAAGCTGTGCATGCTCTTCCGCATTGGTGATCTGAGAGAGAGCCACATGGTGGATGCCAAGATCCGGGCCAAGCTGATCAAGTCCAGGCAGACCAAGGAGGGCGAGTTCATCCCACTGGAGCAGTCAGAAATCAATCTGGGCTACGACACTGGGGGAGACAGGCTGCTCCTGGTGGAACCTCAGACCATTACCCACATAATCAGTGAAAGCAGCCCCTTCTGGGAGGTGGGGTCTGAGCGTTTGAAGAGGGAGAACTTTGAGATCATTGTAATTCTGGAGGGCATCGTGGAAGCATCAG GTATGACATGCCAGGCAAGGACATCCTACACCGAGGACGAGGTCCTCTGGGGTCACCGATTTGAGTCGTGCATTTCTTTAGAGAAAGGGGCATTTCGTGTTGACTACAGTGCATTTGACAAAATCTTTGAAGTCCAAATGTCCCGACTCAGCGCAAAAGACAGGAGCACAGCAAAggaacaatgttgtgttttaGAAAATGTTGGCTAA